A stretch of DNA from Candidatus Cloacimonadota bacterium:
CCCTTCCTATAATTTTCACCCTTTCATTTATTATAGGATTGATTATTGCATTGCAATCCGCTGCTCAGTTAAGAATGTTCGGTGCCAATATTTTTATTGCTGATCTAATCTCTATATCAATGGTCAGGGAAATGGGCCCGATGATGACAGCGATTATACTTGCCGGAAGAAGTGGCTCCTCAATTGCTTCTGAAATTGCTACCATGAAAGTGACTGAGGAGATTGATGCACTGAAAATGATGGCAATTAATCCGATTAGATATGTAGTAGTTCCCAAGTTTTATGCTATGACTATCTGTATGCCGCTTCTTGTAGTTATTTCTATGATAGTGGGGATTTTGGGCGGAATTATTGTTGCAGTAACTTATCTGAATTTAAGTGTTTCTGCCTTTTACACCCAAATGCTGAATGTATTGTTTCTCAAAGATCTTCTAATCAGTTTACTGAAAAGTACTTTCTTTGGCTGGTCAATTGTCATTATAGGAAGTTTTTATGGTTTTCGTGTAGAAGGTGGAGCAGAAGGGGTAGGAAGAGCAACAACCCTTTCAGTAGTAACCTCCATTTTTGCCGTTATCATTATTGATGTTCTGTTTAGTCTTCTATATCTGCAATAATAAAATTATGAAAGAACCAATAATCAAAATCAATAGTCTTACTGCTAAGTATGGTGAGCAAGTGATTTTGGAAGATATCACAGTCGATATTTATCCAGAAGAAATAACTGTAATTCTAGGTCCGAGCGGTTGTGGTAAAACTACTCTCTTGAAGAATATGCTTAGACTACAACAACCATCAGCAGGATATGTAGAAATTTTTGGTCAGAATATAACTGAGATGAATGAAGCGGAATATGAGAGTATGCTGGTAAGGATTGGAGTTCTCTTTCAAGGAGGGGCATTACTGAATTCTATTGACATCTATGAAAACATATCTATCCCTTTAGAGCAACATACAGCTCTTCCCAAAGAGATTATTGATAAGATGATCAGAGTCAAACTGCAGTTAGTCAACCTCAGTGAAGCTCTCCATAAGAAGCCTTCAGAGCTATCGGGAGGTATGAGAAAAAGGGCTGCCTTAGCTCGTGCCATAGTACTCGATCCGGAAATCCTCTTTTGTGATGAACCTTCTGCCGGATTAGATCCCTTGACCAGTGCCTCTTTAGATGAGCTGATACTCGATCTGAAAAAGCAGCTTAAAATGACAGTAGTAGTAGTGACTCATGAATTAGCCAGTATACATCGTATAGCAGATAAGATTATCTTTCTTGATGAAGGAAAGATGCTCTTTACAGGAACTATTGAAGAGGCTAAAAATTCAGGAATTAAAAATGTTACTGAATTCTTTAGAGTAGGGAAGTTTTAAAGGTTCAACACTACGCATATAACAATGAAATTTTGCCCGTATATTTGACGTTATAAAAAGAAAAAAGGAGCAATTATGTTCTTCTTTGATTCTACTATAGTACTATTGATACCGGTGCTTATTCTTGCTTTTTACGCACAAAGCAAAGTCAAGGGTAACTATCAAAAATATAGTCGTTTTCGTAATTCAGCTAATTTACCCGGAGCAGAGATTGCTCGCAGGATTTTGGATCGGCAGGGATTAGCTGATGTCCAAGTAAGAGCTGTTAAGGGAGTTCTAACTGATCATTATGACCCTCGTAAGAAGGTTGTCTCTTTATCCGAAGATGTTTATCACGGTGTATCTATTTCATCAGCCGCTATATCAGCTCACGAAGTAGGTCACGCTATCCAGCACGCTACTAAATATGCCCCTTTGGCAGTGAGAGCAAGTATTCTACCTGTTGCTCAGATCGGTACATCTGCTGCATTTCCTTTATTTATAGTAGGGCTGATCTTTAGTTATACACCTTTAATGGATTTAGGAATTATATTC
This window harbors:
- a CDS encoding MlaE family lipid ABC transporter permease subunit, whose amino-acid sequence is MKDKVELIITDNHIKLIGRVSKETIPALWKQFKELEALSELQGVDLSEVSSIDSAGVLFIEELAKKIKGESSKVSDKQVDDLLKNYSEEIGFSLQIFGQKSLPEVAPITAVGLFEKLGESYYFIRDAIYEYLILSADVFYWAIKGLWKKKGARKGSLIQQSIIIGVDSLPIIFTLSFIIGLIIALQSAAQLRMFGANIFIADLISISMVREMGPMMTAIILAGRSGSSIASEIATMKVTEEIDALKMMAINPIRYVVVPKFYAMTICMPLLVVISMIVGILGGIIVAVTYLNLSVSAFYTQMLNVLFLKDLLISLLKSTFFGWSIVIIGSFYGFRVEGGAEGVGRATTLSVVTSIFAVIIIDVLFSLLYLQ
- a CDS encoding ATP-binding cassette domain-containing protein, which encodes MKEPIIKINSLTAKYGEQVILEDITVDIYPEEITVILGPSGCGKTTLLKNMLRLQQPSAGYVEIFGQNITEMNEAEYESMLVRIGVLFQGGALLNSIDIYENISIPLEQHTALPKEIIDKMIRVKLQLVNLSEALHKKPSELSGGMRKRAALARAIVLDPEILFCDEPSAGLDPLTSASLDELILDLKKQLKMTVVVVTHELASIHRIADKIIFLDEGKMLFTGTIEEAKNSGIKNVTEFFRVGKF
- a CDS encoding zinc metallopeptidase → MFFFDSTIVLLIPVLILAFYAQSKVKGNYQKYSRFRNSANLPGAEIARRILDRQGLADVQVRAVKGVLTDHYDPRKKVVSLSEDVYHGVSISSAAISAHEVGHAIQHATKYAPLAVRASILPVAQIGTSAAFPLFIVGLIFSYTPLMDLGIIFFAGALLFHVVTLPVEFNASQRAFAELNNGIIHSEQESQGVKAVLNAAALTYIAATLMALVNLLRLILIRGSRS